A single region of the Anaerococcus urinomassiliensis genome encodes:
- the rplL gene encoding 50S ribosomal protein L7/L12 — protein MASEKVTQILEDIKTLTVLELSDLVHAIEEEFDVTAQAAVVAAAPAAGGAGEAAAAEKTEFDVVLKSAGQAKINVIKVVKDAAGLGLKEAKALVDGAPAPVAEKVSKDEAEALKAKLEEAGAEVEIA, from the coding sequence ATGGCAAGTGAAAAAGTAACACAAATATTAGAAGATATCAAAACTCTTACAGTACTTGAACTAAGCGACCTAGTACACGCAATCGAAGAAGAATTTGACGTAACAGCTCAAGCAGCAGTAGTAGCAGCAGCTCCAGCAGCAGGTGGTGCAGGCGAAGCAGCAGCAGCTGAAAAAACAGAATTTGACGTTGTATTAAAATCAGCTGGACAAGCTAAAATCAACGTAATCAAAGTTGTTAAAGACGCAGCTGGACTTGGACTAAAAGAAGCTAAAGCTCTAGTTGATGGCGCTCCAGCACCAGTAGCTGAAAAAGTTTCTAAAGACGAAGCTGAAGCACTAAAAGCTAAATTAGAAGAAGCTGGCGCAGAAGTAGAAATTGCTTAA
- the rplJ gene encoding 50S ribosomal protein L10: MSEKAIAAKQVVVNEIKEKIENAKSTTLVSFDKMDVQEITDLRSKFREGNSEYKVYKNTMMRFAFEELGYGDLTSELKGSNALIFSNEDSVTGPKVAVDYRKEGDEQKEKLLIKAGLLDGSIQTGEQMIAIASLPNKEVLYSMLANVLQAPIQHLAGDLNNTIAKIALAVDAVRVKKEEAGEVAEETTEE, from the coding sequence GTGAGCGAAAAAGCTATAGCAGCTAAACAAGTAGTTGTAAATGAAATCAAAGAAAAGATTGAAAACGCAAAATCAACAACTCTTGTAAGTTTTGATAAAATGGACGTACAAGAGATCACAGACCTACGTAGCAAATTCAGAGAAGGTAACTCAGAATACAAAGTTTACAAAAACACTATGATGAGATTTGCTTTCGAAGAACTTGGTTATGGTGATCTAACAAGTGAACTAAAGGGTTCAAACGCTCTTATATTTTCAAACGAAGATTCTGTAACAGGACCAAAGGTTGCAGTTGATTACAGAAAAGAAGGCGACGAACAAAAAGAAAAGCTACTTATAAAAGCAGGTCTATTGGATGGAAGTATCCAAACTGGCGAACAAATGATTGCAATTGCATCATTACCAAACAAAGAAGTTCTATACTCAATGCTTGCAAATGTATTACAAGCACCAATTCAACATCTTGCTGGCGATCTTAATAACACAATCGCAAAAATTGCTCTTGCAGTTGATGCAGTACGTGTTAAAAAAGAAGAAGCAGGAGAAGTAGCAGAAGAAACAACAGAAGAATAA
- the rplA gene encoding 50S ribosomal protein L1 has translation MAKRGKKYLESKKAYDSTKEYELEEALKIVEQSAKAKFDETVELHLKLGVDSRHADQQVRGTIILPHGTGKSQKILAFVKEDRIDEAIEAGADYAGGAELAEKIQKENWLDFDVVIATPDMMATVGKVARILGPQGLMPNPKTGTVTMDVKQAIEEVKAGKVEYRTDKANLIHVPTGKVSFGNEKLAENIRALLTAVVKDKPAAAKGRYIRSVTVTSTMGPGVKLSPQRVMDLVER, from the coding sequence ATGGCAAAAAGAGGAAAAAAATATCTAGAATCAAAAAAAGCTTATGATTCTACAAAAGAATACGAATTAGAAGAAGCACTAAAAATTGTTGAACAATCAGCAAAAGCTAAATTTGACGAGACAGTAGAACTTCACTTAAAACTTGGTGTAGACAGCAGACACGCTGACCAACAAGTACGTGGTACAATCATTCTTCCACACGGAACAGGTAAAAGTCAAAAAATCCTTGCTTTCGTAAAAGAAGATAGAATTGACGAAGCAATCGAAGCTGGTGCAGACTACGCAGGTGGAGCAGAACTTGCTGAAAAAATCCAAAAAGAAAACTGGTTAGACTTTGACGTTGTAATAGCAACACCAGATATGATGGCTACAGTTGGTAAAGTTGCAAGAATCCTTGGACCACAAGGCCTAATGCCAAACCCAAAAACTGGAACAGTAACAATGGATGTTAAACAAGCTATCGAAGAAGTAAAAGCTGGTAAGGTAGAATACAGAACAGACAAAGCAAACCTAATCCACGTTCCAACAGGAAAAGTTTCATTTGGTAATGAAAAATTAGCTGAAAATATTCGTGCACTACTTACTGCAGTTGTAAAAGATAAACCAGCAGCAGCTAAGGGTAGATACATCAGATCAGTAACAGTTACATCTACAATGGGACCTGGTGTAAAACTATCTCCACAAAGAGTAATGGATCTAGTAGAAAGATAA
- the rplK gene encoding 50S ribosomal protein L11 — MADKEVQAVVKLQVPAGAASPAPPVGTALGPHGINIMDFVQAFNSQTADQAGMIIPVELTVFTDRSFKFITKTPPAPVLIKKAINLNKGSGEPNKNKVGKITRAQLEEIANTKMQDLNAASLDAAVSMIAGTARSMGVTVED, encoded by the coding sequence ATGGCAGATAAAGAAGTACAAGCAGTAGTAAAATTACAAGTACCAGCAGGAGCAGCATCTCCAGCACCACCAGTAGGTACAGCACTAGGTCCTCACGGAATCAACATCATGGACTTCGTGCAAGCATTTAATTCACAAACAGCCGACCAAGCTGGAATGATAATACCGGTAGAACTAACAGTATTTACGGATAGAAGCTTTAAGTTCATAACAAAAACACCACCAGCACCAGTATTAATCAAAAAAGCTATCAACCTTAACAAGGGATCTGGTGAACCAAACAAAAACAAAGTTGGTAAAATCACACGTGCACAACTAGAAGAAATTGCAAACACAAAAATGCAAGATCTTAACGCAGCAAGCCTAGACGCTGCAGTTAGCATGATAGCTGGAACAGCAAGAAGTATGGGAGTCACAGTAGAAGACTAG
- the nusG gene encoding transcription termination/antitermination protein NusG, producing MSDKNESLEENTVEDTVETEESNDKAKWYVVHTYTGYENRVCDKIRSMIENEQNPDIVDVTVPTEEYVEIKNDQKKVKTRKLFPGYVMVKMNITNKSWYIIRNTQGVTGFVGPDRKPVPLTPQEVRKFGVKEEKVVLDIDVNVGDDVNIIAGPFKDFVGKVTEIDKEKQTIKAFVDIFGRDTSIDLEYSDIETI from the coding sequence ATGTCAGATAAAAATGAATCTTTAGAAGAAAATACAGTAGAAGATACTGTAGAAACAGAAGAATCTAACGATAAGGCAAAATGGTATGTAGTCCATACCTACACAGGCTATGAAAATAGGGTTTGCGATAAGATTAGATCAATGATCGAAAACGAACAAAACCCAGACATAGTCGATGTAACAGTGCCAACAGAAGAATACGTAGAGATTAAAAACGATCAGAAAAAAGTAAAAACTAGAAAATTATTCCCAGGCTATGTAATGGTAAAGATGAATATCACTAACAAAAGCTGGTATATCATCAGAAACACCCAAGGAGTTACAGGCTTTGTAGGTCCAGATAGGAAACCTGTTCCACTAACACCACAAGAAGTAAGAAAGTTTGGTGTCAAAGAAGAGAAGGTAGTCCTAGACATAGACGTAAATGTGGGAGACGATGTAAATATCATTGCAGGTCCATTCAAGGACTTTGTAGGAAAAGTTACAGAGATTGACAAGGAAAAACAAACTATCAAAGCCTTTGTAGATATCTTTGGTAGAGATACATCAATCGATCTCGAATACTCAGATATTGAAACAATCTAG
- the secE gene encoding preprotein translocase subunit SecE, which translates to MAKAKKNEGFFESTKKERKKIQWPSKEITFQYTGLVLLISAITGVVIYLLDKVFAFLLGFII; encoded by the coding sequence ATGGCTAAGGCTAAGAAAAACGAAGGATTTTTCGAATCTACTAAAAAGGAAAGAAAAAAAATCCAATGGCCTAGTAAAGAAATTACTTTTCAATACACAGGCCTAGTACTATTAATCAGTGCTATCACTGGTGTAGTTATTTACTTATTAGACAAAGTATTTGCTTTCCTATTAGGATTTATTATTTAG
- the rpmG gene encoding 50S ribosomal protein L33 has product MADKVKLECTECKNRNYDTTKNKKNHQERLELKKYCPFCKKHTVHRETK; this is encoded by the coding sequence ATGGCAGATAAAGTAAAGTTAGAATGTACTGAATGCAAAAACAGAAACTACGATACAACAAAAAACAAAAAGAACCATCAAGAAAGATTGGAACTTAAAAAATATTGTCCTTTCTGTAAAAAACATACAGTTCATAGAGAAACAAAATAG
- a CDS encoding aspartate 1-decarboxylase (aspartate alpha-decarboxylase) — translation MIDYKTGREINPKECVLVSHGRVYSKESFISFDTSIVEDYPPEVYYDREDNFLGKMYDKGVFILPDIEDVITEYMDQTYSNHDMEDIREFLLKQRIEFYQKLEENTVDK, via the coding sequence ATGATAGATTACAAAACAGGACGAGAAATAAATCCCAAAGAGTGTGTCTTAGTTAGCCATGGCAGAGTATATAGTAAGGAAAGCTTTATAAGCTTTGATACAAGCATAGTAGAAGATTACCCACCAGAAGTCTACTATGATAGGGAGGATAATTTCCTTGGCAAGATGTATGATAAGGGAGTATTTATCCTGCCTGACATAGAAGATGTAATCACAGAATATATGGACCAAACTTATTCAAACCACGATATGGAAGACATCAGAGAATTTCTTCTTAAGCAAAGAATCGAGTTTTACCAAAAATTAGAAGAAAATACTGTTGACAAATAG
- the glmM gene encoding phosphoglucosamine mutase: MKYFGTDGFRGEANKDLNVYHAFKIGRFLGDYFNKDKGFAGKIVIGKDTRRSSYMFEDALAAGITSSGSNAHLLHVTTTPSVSYIVRSEDFDCGVMITASHNPYQDNGIKIINSKGEKMEDQFLEELERYIDADIEDIPLAQGDKIGRTVDFIGGRNRYIAFLIQTVDKSFEGIKVGLDCANGASFTIAKPVYDALGADTYVINDRPNGFNINVDAGSTHIEYMQEFVRENKLDIGFAFDGDADRCIAVDSEGNVVDGDAILYICGKHLKDEGKLESNTIATTIMSNIGLYKALDNIGIDYVKTKVGDKYVHLAMDEQGLELGGEQSGHIIFSKYANTGDGILTSLRVMEAMIDQKTDLKSLTREIKIYPQVLVNVRVKDKEESLANEKLNGKIDEISRELGDSGRVLVRASGTEPLIRVMVEASTDEIAETYTNQIKDEMVNLGLAL, from the coding sequence ATGAAATATTTTGGAACTGATGGATTTAGGGGAGAGGCAAACAAGGATTTGAATGTCTACCATGCTTTTAAAATAGGAAGATTTTTGGGAGACTACTTCAACAAAGACAAGGGTTTTGCCGGCAAGATTGTTATAGGAAAGGACACAAGAAGATCTTCATATATGTTTGAAGATGCACTTGCAGCTGGTATCACCTCATCTGGATCCAACGCCCACCTGCTTCACGTTACAACAACTCCTTCTGTATCATATATAGTGAGAAGTGAAGATTTTGATTGTGGTGTAATGATTACAGCTAGCCACAATCCTTACCAGGACAATGGAATCAAGATTATAAATTCCAAGGGCGAAAAAATGGAAGATCAATTCTTGGAAGAATTGGAAAGATATATTGATGCTGACATCGAAGATATCCCTCTTGCCCAAGGAGATAAGATAGGAAGAACAGTAGACTTCATAGGTGGCCGTAATAGATATATTGCCTTTCTAATCCAGACAGTGGATAAGTCCTTTGAAGGGATCAAAGTTGGCCTAGATTGTGCCAATGGAGCAAGCTTTACCATCGCAAAACCAGTTTATGATGCACTTGGTGCAGATACCTATGTAATAAATGACAGGCCAAATGGCTTTAATATAAATGTAGATGCTGGGTCAACTCATATTGAATATATGCAAGAATTTGTTAGAGAAAATAAGCTTGATATAGGCTTTGCCTTTGATGGTGATGCTGATAGGTGTATAGCAGTTGATTCCGAAGGAAACGTGGTTGATGGCGATGCTATTCTTTATATATGTGGCAAACATTTAAAAGATGAGGGCAAACTAGAGAGCAATACTATAGCAACTACTATTATGTCAAATATAGGACTCTACAAAGCCCTAGATAATATAGGCATAGACTATGTAAAAACAAAAGTAGGGGACAAATACGTTCATCTAGCCATGGATGAACAAGGCCTAGAATTAGGTGGAGAACAATCTGGACACATCATTTTTTCCAAATATGCCAACACAGGCGATGGAATCTTGACCTCACTTAGAGTCATGGAAGCAATGATTGACCAAAAAACTGACCTTAAATCCTTAACAAGAGAAATTAAAATCTACCCACAAGTTCTAGTAAATGTAAGGGTTAAAGATAAAGAAGAAAGCTTAGCAAATGAAAAGCTAAATGGTAAAATCGATGAGATAAGTAGAGAACTTGGCGATTCTGGTAGAGTTTTGGTAAGGGCGTCAGGTACAGAACCACTCATTAGGGTCATGGTTGAGGCAAGCACAGATGAGATTGCAGAAACTTATACAAATCAAATAAAAGATGAAATGGTTAATCTTGGATTGGCCCTCTAG